A window from Fragaria vesca subsp. vesca linkage group LG5, FraVesHawaii_1.0, whole genome shotgun sequence encodes these proteins:
- the LOC101290864 gene encoding uncharacterized protein LOC101290864, with protein sequence MPKSHTRTQDTLSPSLLAFKPRQVLLLANRNLHMKQSNPNNDQKGPLLHTVAKFLEANGFSKTLKKFLSEAPVEKIGMKESSLDLEEMYCKYSEMCNKDNTSVSSQKENGNVLAPEKVAKSKDKKKDRKKGKIVSDTPDSVEQHKPEPLSGATEESLKDHTSVKEKDVGDSETEKKTKDKKKRKNKSNDANLTGETIADENLLDVKPKVKKNKKETSGGEDKKVVAMEDASDTVLKKEDFKISDVDATDNENKSSKKRKRLDSVDNDSEPGKSKEDESAEKSYMQKSIKKQRNGSTEPKTINAFQRVKIDEVVFTDDKLKDNSYWAKDGAEIGYGAKAQEILGQVRGRDFRHEKTKKKRGTYRGGQIDLQSHSVKFNYSDED encoded by the exons ATGCCCAAGTCCCACACAAGGACGCAGGACACTCTCAGCCCTTCCCTTCTAGCCTTCAAGCCTCGCCAAGTCCTTCTACTTGCAAACCGTAACCTACACATGAAGCAGAGCAACCCCAATAACGACCAGAAGGGTCCTCTCCTCCACACCGTCGCCAAGTTCCTCGAGGCCAATGGGTTCTCCAAAACCCTCAAAAAGTTTCTCTCTGAAGCTCCAGTCGAG AAAATTGGTATGAAGGAGTCTTCACTGGATTTGGAAGAGATGTACTGCAAATATTCTGAAATGTG TAATAAAGACAATACAAGTGTTAGCAGTCAGAAGGAGAATG GAAATGTTCTAGCTCCTGAAAAAGTTGCAAAATCTAAAGACAAGAAGAAAGACAGAAAGAAGGGAAAGATTGTTTCTGACACTCCTGATAGTGTAGAACAACATAAACCCGAGCCACTTTCCGGGGCTACTGAAGAAAGTTTAAAAGATCATACATCTGTGAAGGAAAAAGATGTCGGTGATTCTGAGACAGAGAAAAAAACTAAGGATAAGAAGAAAAGGAAAAACAAGTCAAATGATGCAAATCTAACTGGTGAAACAATTGCAGATGAAAACCTATTGGATGTTAAACCTAAAGTTAAAAAGAATAAGAAGGAAACTTCTGGTGGCGAGGATAAGAAGGTAGTTGCCATGGAAGATGCAAGTGACACTGTTTTGAAAAAGGAAGATTTCAAGATATCTGATGTGGATGCTACAGATAATGAGAACAAAAGCTCCAAAAAAAGGAAAAGATTGGATTCTGTAGATAATGATTCAGAGCCTGGGAAGAGCAAAGAAGATGAAAGTGCTGAGAAGTCTTACATGCAGAAGAGCATAAAGAAGCAGCGCAATGGTTCAACTGAG CCAAAGACGATTAATGCCTTTCAAAGGGTAAAAATTGATGAAGTGGTATTCACAGATGATAAGCTTAAAGATAACTCTTATTGGGCTAAG GATGGTGCAGAGATCGGCTATGGTGCAAAAGCACAGGAGATTCTTGGTCAAGTCAGAGGAAG GGACTTTCGACATGAAAAGACCAAGAAGAAGCGTGGCACATACAGAGGAGGACAGATTGATCTGCAATCGCACTCTGTCAAGTTCAATTATTCTGATGAAGATTGA
- the LOC101306438 gene encoding F-box protein At5g07610-like — MAVSPPRVGKGTVFERYALAFDPFKSTHCKVICISTIHKHNWLHQVDVYSSETRSWRLLKTSFASRDIEMQFDGRSREGGVYCNGAAHWIRDEKELPISVGEDGNSLVRENADLVHYYDISEERLGLAIPSAPVVVSGYYPSKFPKFDHRYFGESGGHLCLIDVYKDHSSEKYLYNDCNAEFDVMEMGKDYSGWFVKYHVDLNPVVAAFRGYYDHFSRFYVLFLDGEGKEEQVQQQPEEVSSSLLFHIPGKVISYNLRSKTCKTYVDLSIKDYFLVGGHSYSYMETLASL; from the coding sequence ATGGCTGTTTCACCTCCGAGGGTTGGGAAAGGAACTGTGTTCGAGCGATATGCTCTGGCTTTTGACCCTTTCAAATCAACTCATTGCAAGGTGATCTGCATTAGTACCATTCACAAGCACAATTGGCTGCACCAGGTGGACGTTTATTCGTCGGAGACTCGATCTTGGAGGCTTCTCAAGACGTCTTTCGCCTCCAGGGACATTGAGATGCAGTTTGATGGCAGGAGCAGGGAAGGAGGTGTGTACTGCAATGGCGCAGCTCATTGGATACGAGACGAGAAGGAGCTGCCGATTAGTGTTGGTGAGGATGGAAACAGTTTGGTAAGAGAGAATGCGGATTTGGTACATTACTATGACATATCTGAGGAACGTTTGGGACTTGCCATTCCTAGTGCTCCTGTTGTTGTAAGTGGATACTATCCTTCTAAGTTTCCGAAATTTGATCATAGGTATTTTGGGGAGTCTGGTGGTCATTTGTGTTTGATTGATGTATACAAGGACCACTCATCAGAAAAGTATTTATATAATGATTGTAATGCTGAATTTGATGTCATGGAGATGGGGAAGGACTACTCTGGATGGTTTGTCAAGTATCATGTTGATCTTAATCCGGTTGTTGCTGCATTCCGTGGCTATTATGATCACTTCTCTCGTTTTTATGTCTTGTTTCTTGATGGAGAGGGAAAAGAGGAACAAGTTCAGCAGCAGCCCGAGGAGGTTTCTTCATCTCTTTTGTTCCATATTCCTGGTAAGGTCATATCTTATAATCTTAGGAGTAAGACCTGTAAGACATATGTGGACTTGTCCATTAAGGACTATTTTCTAGTTGGGGGACATAGTTATAGTTACATGGAGACTTTAGCTAGTCTCTGA